One part of the Saccharomyces mikatae IFO 1815 strain IFO1815 genome assembly, chromosome: 1 genome encodes these proteins:
- the RBG1 gene encoding GTP-binding protein RBG1 (similar to Saccharomyces cerevisiae RBG1 (YAL036C); ancestral locus Anc_7.49): MSTTVEKIKAIEDEMARTQKNKATSFHLGQLKAKLAKLRRELLTSAASSGGGGAGIGFDVARTGVASVGFVGFPSVGKSTLLSKLTGTESEAAEYEFTTLVTVPGVIRYKGAKIQMLDLPGIIDGAKDGRGRGKQVIAVARTCNLLFIILDVNKPLHHKQIIEKELEGVGIRLNKTPPDILIKKKEKGGISITNTVPMTHLGNDEIRAVMGEYRINSAEIAFRCDATVDDLIDVLEAQSRRYMPAIYVLNKIDSLSIEELELLYRIPNAVPISSGQDWNLDELLQVMWDRLNLVRIYTKPKGQIPDFTDPVVLRSDRCSVKDFCNQIHKSLVDDFRNALVYGSSVKHQPQYVGLNHILEDEDVVTILKK, encoded by the coding sequence ATGTCTACTACagttgaaaagattaagGCCATCGAAGATGAAATGGCCCGTACCCAAAAGAACAAGGCTACGTCCTTTCATTTGGGTCAATTAAAGGCCAAACTGGCCAAGTTGAGGAGAGAACTGTTAACTAGCGCAGCATCtagtggtggtggtggcgCAGGTATAGGGTTTGATGTGGCTAGGACCGGTGTAGCGAGTGTGGGATTTGTCGGGTTCCCGTCGGTGGGTAAATCTACATTACTGTCCAAGTTAACGGGTACTGAGTCTGAAGCTGCAGAATATGAGTTTACCACGTTGGTCACCGTTCCAGGTGTCATCCGTTATAAAGGTGCCAAGATTCAAATGTTGGATTTGCCGGGTATCATTGACGGAGCCAAAGATGGTAGGGGTAGAGGTAAGCAGGTCATTGCCGTGGCAAGAACCTGCAACCTGTTATTCATCATTTTGGATGTGAACAAACCTTTGCATCACAAGCAGATCATTGAGAAGGAACTGGAAGGTGTGGGGATTCGTCTAAATAAAACTCCTCCTGATATTttaatcaaaaagaaagaaaaaggtggTATTTCCATCACCAACACAGTTCCAATGACCCATTTGGGGAATGACGAAATTAGAGCCGTTATGGGCGAATACAGAATAAATAGTGCTGAGATTGCCTTCAGATGTGATGCTACCGTGGATGATTTGATTGACGTATTGGAAGCTCAGTCAAGGAGGTACATGCCTGCCATTTATGTCTTAAATAAGATTGACTCCCTTTCAATAGAAGAATTAGAGTTACTTTACAGAATCCCAAATGCGGTGCCCATTTCATCCGGTCAGGATTGGAACTTAGATGAACTGCTACAAGTTATGTGGGACAGGTTAAACTTAGTTCGTATCTATACTAAACCAAAAGGCCAAATACCGGATTTCACTGACCCTGTAGTTCTAAGGTCAGATCGTTGTAGTGTCAAAGATTTTTGTAACCAAATTCATAAATCTCTGGTGGACGATTTCAGAAACGCTTTGGTCTACGGTAGTAGTGTCAAACACCAACCTCAATACGTGGGGTTAAATCACATTTTGGAAGACGAAGATGTTGTTACCatcttgaagaaatga
- the CYC3 gene encoding holocytochrome c synthase CYC3 (similar to Saccharomyces cerevisiae CYC3 (YAL039C); ancestral locus Anc_7.38) produces the protein MGWFWADQKITSKHIGGTAAAAPSGCPVMQQSPSPQPSECPVMQGDNERINPLNNMPELAASRQPGQKMDLPIDRTISSIPKSPDSNEFWEYPSPQQMYNAMVRKGKISSTGEVAEDAVESMVQVHNFLNEGCWQEVLEWERPHTDESHVQPKLLKFMGKPGVLSPRARWMHLCGLLFPSHFSQELPFDRHDWIVLRGERKAEQQPPTFREIRYVLDFYGGPDDENGMPTFHVDVRPALDNLDNAKDRMTRFLHRMISGPSSSSTTP, from the coding sequence ATGGGCTGGTTTTGGGCAgatcaaaaaattacaaGCAAACATATTGGTGGgacagcagcagcagcaccGTCCGGGTGCCCTGTAATGCAGCAGTCGCCATCACCACAACCCTCCGAATGCCCAGTCATGCAGGGCGATAACGAAAGAATAAACCCGCTGAACAATATGCCCGAGTTGGCCGCATCCAGACAACCCGGCCAGAAGATGGACTTGCCTATTGACCGGACTATCTCCAGCATACCCAAGAGTCCCGATAGTAACGAGTTCTGGGAGTATCCCTCTCCACAGCAAATGTACAATGCTATGGTCAGAAAGGGCAAAATCAGCAGCACTGGCGAGGTCGCCGAAGATGCAGTGGAATCCATGGTGCAGGTCCACAATTTTCTCAATGAAGGCTGCTGGCAGGAGGTACTCGAATGGGAAAGACCGCACACAGACGAGAGTCACGTTCAGCCCAAGCTTCTGAAGTTCATGGGAAAACCGGGAGTTTTGAGCCCTCGTGCTCGTTGGATGCACTTGTGCGGCCTACTGTTCCCCTCCCATTTCAGCCAGGAACTGCCCTTTGATAGGCACGACTGGATTGTCCTCCGAGGCGAGCGCAAAGCGGAACAACAACCACCGACCTTCAGGGAAATAAGATACGTCTTGGACTTCTACGGAGGACCTGACGACGAGAACGGAATGCCTACTTTCCATGTCGATGTCCGTCCTGCTCTGGACAATCTGGACAATGCTAAAGACCGGATGACCCGTTTCCTACACCGGATGATCTCGGGTCCGTCTTCCTCGTCCACAACCCCTTAA
- the ERV46 gene encoding retrograde cargo receptor ERV46 (similar to Saccharomyces cerevisiae ERV46 (YAL042W); ancestral locus Anc_7.31) gives MKKSTLLSLDAFAKTEEDVRVRTKAGGLITLSCILTTLFLLVNEWRQFNSVVTRPQLVVDRDRHAKLELNMDVTFPSMPCDLINLDIMDDSGELQLDILNAGFTMTRLDKEGRPVGDVAELHVGGNGDSTAPLNDDPDYCGPCYGAKDQTQNENLAQQDKVCCQDCDAVRSAYLEVGWAFFDGKNIEQCEKEGYVSKIHEHLHEGCRIDGSAQINRIQGNLHFAPGKPYQNKYGHFHDTSLYEKTQNLNFNHIINHLSFGKPIQSHQKLLENDKHHGGATVATSPLNGRQVFPERDTHFHQFSYFAKIVPTRYEYLDNVVIETAQFSATYHSRPLRGGRDEDHPNTIHSRGGIPGLFVFFEMSPLKVINKEQHGQTWSGFILNCITSIGGVLAVGTVMDKIFYKAQRSIWGKKSQ, from the coding sequence ATGAAGAAGTCCACGTTGCTCTCGCTGGACGCATTTGCTAAGACAGAAGAGGACGTAAGAGTCCGCACCAAGGCCGGCGGTCTGATCACTCTATCGTGCATCTTGACCACGCTATTTCTGCTGGTGAACGAGTGGAGGCAATTCAATTCTGTGGTAACAAGACCACAATTAGTGGTTGACCGTGACCGTCACGCAAAGTTGGAGCTTAATATGGACGTAACTTTCCCCTCAATGCCGTGTGACCTGATAAACCTCGATATTATGGATGACTCCGGAGAGTTGCAATTAGACATCCTTAACGCTGGGTTCACAATGACCAGGTTAGATAAAGAGGGCCGCCCTGTGGGAGATGTTGCTGAGTTGCATGTAGGTGGAAACGGCGATAGCACCGCGCCACTTAATGACGATCCCGACTATTGTGGACCATGTTACGGTGCTAAAGATCAGACCCAGAATGAGAATCTGGCACAGCAAGACAAAGTTTGCTGCCAAGACTGTGATGCAGTAAGATCCGCGTATCTGGAGGTAGGCTGGGCCTTTTTTGATGGCAAAAATATCGAGCAGTGTGAAAAGGAGGGCTATGTAAGCAAGATCCACGAGCACTTGCATGAAGGTTGCAGGATTGACGGGTCTGCACAGATCAATAGGATTCAGGGGAATCTTCACTTCGCCCCCGGAAAACCGTATCAGAATAAATATGGTCATTTTCATGACACTTCCTTGTACGAAAAGACCCAAAACCTAAACTTCAACCACATCATCAACCATCTAAGCTTCGGGAAGCCAATTCAGTCACATCAAAAGTTGCTAGAAAACGACAAGCACCACGGCGGTGCCACCGTTGCCACTTCTCCCTTGAATGGGCGCCAGGTGTTTCCGGAGAGGGATACGCACTTTCATCAATTCTCTTATTTTGCCAAGATTGTCCCGACTAGATACGAGTACTTGGACAATGTCGTCATTGAGACTGCACAGTTCAGCGCTACGTATCACTCCCGGCCTCTCCGCGGTGGGAGAGACGAGGATCACCCAAACACGATCCATTCCAGAGGTGGTATCCCTGGTTTGTTCGTGTTCTTCGAAATGTCTCCACTAAAAGTCATCAACAAGGAGCAGCACGGTCAGACTTGGTCTGGCTTCATTCTGAATTGTATCACCAGCATCGGTGGTGTCCTAGCTGTGGGCACCGTCATGGACAAGATTTTCTACAAGGCACAGAGATCTATCTGGGGCAAGAAGAGTCAGTAG
- the CDC24 gene encoding Rho family guanine nucleotide exchange factor CDC24 (similar to Saccharomyces cerevisiae CDC24 (YAL041W); ancestral locus Anc_7.32) has product MAIQTRFASGTSLSDLKPKPSATSISIPMQNVMNKPVTEQDSLFHICSNIRRRLEVLPQLKPFLQLAYQSSEVLSERQSLLLSQKQHQELLKSNGANRDSNDMAPTLRSSSISTATSLMSMEGISYTNSNPSTTPNMEDTLLTFSMGILPITMDCDPVTQLSQLFQQGAPLCILFNSVKPQFRLPVIASDDLKVCKKSIFDFILGCKKHFAFNDEELFTISDVFANSTSQLVKVVEVVETLMNSSPTIFPSRDKIQQIMNAENQHEHEHHQSSKKHTEYVKIIKELVATERKYVHDLEILDKYRQQLLDSNLITSEELYMLFPNLGDAIDFQRRFLISLEINALAEPSKQRIGALFMHSKHFFKLYEPWSIGQNAAIEFLSSTLHKMRVDESQKFVINNKLELQSFLYKPVQRLCRYPLLVKELLAESNDDNNTKELEVALDISKNIARSINENQRRTENHQVVKKLYGRVVNWKGYRISKFGELLYFDKVFISTTNSSSEPEREFEVYLFEKIIILFSEVVTKKSTSSLILKKKSSASASMSTTNIMDNGSSPHHNYHKRHSNSSSSNNIHLSSSSVAAIIHSNTNSNDTNSSNSSSSSLFKLSANEPKLDLRGRIMIMNLNQIIPQNNRSLNITWESIKEQGNFLLKFKNEETRDNWSSCLQQLIHDLKNEQFKARHHSTTSTSSSTAKSSSMMSPSTTMNTPNHYSHRQTHDSMASFSSSHMKRVSDVLPKRRTTSSSFESEIKSISENFKNSIPESSILFRISYNNNTTNTTSSEIFTLLVEKVWNFDNLIMAINSKISNTHSNSVLPITKIKYQDEDGDFVVLGSDEDWNVAKEMLAENNEKFLNIRLY; this is encoded by the coding sequence ATGGCGATCCAAACCCGTTTTGCCTCGGGCACATCTTTATCGGATTTGAAACCTAAACCAAGTGCCACTTCCATCTCCATACCCATGCAGAACGTAATGAACAAACCTGTCACCGAACAGGACTCACTTTTTCACATATGCTCAAACATCCGGAGAAGGCTGGAAGTTCTGCCTCAACTCAAGCCCTTTTTGCAATTGGCATACCAATCGAGCGAAGTCCTGAGTGAAAGACAGTCGCTTTTGCTATCCCAGAAGCAGCATCAGGAACTGCTCAAGTCCAATGGTGCTAATCGAGACAGTAATGACATGGCACCTACGTTACGCTCGAGTTCTATTTCCACGGCCACCAGTCTCATGTCAATGGAAGGTATATCGTACACCAATTCGAATCCCTCGACGACTCCCAATATGGAGGACACTTTACTGACTTTTAGTATGGGAATTTTGCCCATTACCATGGACTGTGACCCTGTGACACAGTTATCGCAGTTGTTTCAACAAGGTGCGCCGTTATGTATACTTTTTAACTCTGTCAAACCGCAGTTCAGACTGCCAGTAATAGCTTctgatgatttgaaagtgTGCAAAAAATCTATCTTCGATTTCATATTGGGCTGTAAGAAACATTTTGCATTTAACGATGAGGAACTCTTTACCATATCCGATGTCTTTGCTAACTCCACTTCCCAACTAGTTAAAGTGGTGGAAGTAGTGGAAACGCTTATGAACTCCAGCCCCACTATTTTCCCCTCTAGGGACAAAATACAACAAATTATGAATGCGGAAAACCAGCATGAGCATGAGCATCATCAATCTTCTAAGAAGCACACCGAGTACGTTAAAATTATTAAGGAATTGGTTGCAACGGAAAGGAAATACGTTCATGATTTAGAGATTTTAGACAAGTATAGACAGCAGCTTTTAGATAGTAACTTAATCACGTCAGAAGAGCTATACATGCTGTTTCCTAACTTGGGCGATGCTATAGATTTCCAAAGAAGGTTTCTAATATCTTTGGAGATCAATGCTCTTGCGGAACCCTCTAAGCAAAGGATTGGAGCTCTTTTCATGCAttcaaaacattttttcaagttgtATGAGCCTTGGTCCATCGGCCAAAATGCCGCCATTgagtttctttcttcaactttaCATAAAATGAGAGTTGATGAATCACAGAAGTTCGTAATAAACAATAAACTGGAATTACAATCGTTTCTTTACAAACCCGTACAAAGATTGTGTAGGTATCCCCTATTGGTCAAAGAATTACTAGCTGAAtcaaatgatgataataatacgAAAGAACTTGAAGTGGCCCTGGATATATCTAAGAATATTGCTAGGAGTATCAAcgaaaatcaaagaagaacagaAAACCATCAAGTCGTGAAGAAGCTTTATGGAAGAGTCGTGAATTGGAAGGGTTATAGAATCTCCAAGTTTGGGGAGTTATTATATTTCGACAAAGTGTTTATTTCTACAACAAACAGTTCCTCGGAACCTGAAAGGGAATTTGAGgtttatctttttgaaaagattattattcttttttcagaagTGGTAACGAAGAAATCTACTTCATCACTAATcctcaagaaaaaatccTCAGCCTCAGCATCAATGTCCACGACAAATATAATGGACAACGGTAGCAGCCCTCACCATAATTATCATAAGAGACATAGCAATAGCAGTAGCAGTAATAATATCCATTTATCCTCTTCATCAGTAGCGGCAATAATACATTCTAATACCAATAGTAATGATACCAATTCCAGCAACTCGTCATCGTCCTCATTATTTAAGCTATCCGCTAATGAACCTAAACTGGATTTAAGAGGCAGAATTATGATAATGAATTTAAACCAAATCATACCGCAAAATAACAGGTCATTGAACATAACATGGGAATCAATAAAGGAGCAAGGTAATTTCCTTCTAAAGTTTAAAAATGAGGAAACAAGAGACAATTGGTCATCATGCTTACAGCAGTTGATTCATGATCTGAAAAATGAACAATTCAAGGCAAGACATCACTCTACTACATCGACATCCTCGTCTACAGCtaaatcatcttcaatGATGTCACCTTCGACAACTATGAACACGCCGAATCATTACAGTCATCGCCAGACCCACGATAGTATGGCTTCTTTTTCCAGTTCTCATATGAAAAGGGTTTCAGATGTTCTACCTAAACGGAGAACCACTTCGTCAAGTTTCGAAAGTGAGATTAAATCTATttcagaaaattttaaGAATTCTATTCCCGAGTCTTCCATACTCTTTAGGATATcgtataataataacacaACTAATACCACTAGCAGCGAAATCTTCACACTTTTGGTGGAAAAAGTTTGGAATTTTGACAACTTGATAATGGCAATCAATTCCAAGATTTCAAATACACATAGCAATTCCGTTTTGCCAATCACGAAGATTAAATACCAAGACGAAGATGGGGATTTTGTTGTACTAGGCAGCGATGAAGACTGGAACGTTGCTAAAGAAATGTTGgcagaaaataatgaaaagtttttgaacATTCGTTTGTATtga
- the CDC19 gene encoding pyruvate kinase CDC19 (similar to Saccharomyces cerevisiae CDC19 (YAL038W) and PYK2 (YOR347C); ancestral locus Anc_7.45): MSRLERLTSLNVVAGSDLRRTSIIGTIGPKTNNPETLVALRKAGLNIVRMNFSHGSYEYHKSVVDNARKSEELYPGRPLAIALDTKGPEIRTGTTTNDVDYPIPPNHEMIFTTDDKYAKACDDKIMYVDYKNITKVISAGRIIYVDDGVLSFQVLEVVDDKTLKVKALNAGKICSHKGVNLPGTDVDLPALSEKDKEDLRFGVKNGVHMVFASFIRTANDVLTIREVLGEQGKDVKIIVKIENQQGVNNFDEILKVTDGVMVARGDLGIEIPAPEVLAVQKKLIAKSNLAGKPVICATQMLESMTYNPRPTRAEVSDVGNAILDGADCVMLSGETAKGNYPINAVTTMAETAVIAEQAIAYLPNYDDMRNCTPKPTSTTETVAASAVAAVFEQKAKAIIVLSTSGTTPRLVSKYRPNCPIILVTRCPRAARFSHLYRGVFPFVFEKEAVSDWTEDVEARINFGIEKAKEFGILKDNDTYVSIQGFKAGAGHSNTLQVSTV, translated from the coding sequence ATGTCTAGATTAGAAAGATTGACCTCATTAAACGTTGTTGCTGGTTCCGACTTGAGAAGAACCTCCATCATTGGTACCATCGGTCCAAAGACCAACAACCCAGAAACCTTGGTTGCTTTGAGAAAGGCTGGTTTGAACATTGTTCGTATGAACTTCTCTCACGGTTCTTACGAATACCACAAGTCTGTTGTTGACAACGCCAGAAAGTCCGAAGAATTGTACCCAGGTAGACCATTGGCCATTGCTTTGGACACCAAGGGTCCAGAAATTAGAACTGGTACCACCACCAACGATGTTGACTACCCAATCCCACCAAACCACGAAATGATCTTCACCACTGATGACAAGTACGCTAAGGCTTGTGACGACAAGATCATGTACGTTGACTACAAGAACATCACCAAGGTCATCTCCGCTGGTAGAATCATCTACGTTGATGATGGTGTTTTGTCTTTCCAAGTTTTGGAAGTTGTTGATGACAAGACTTTGAAGGTCAAGGCTTTGAACGCCGGTAAGATCTGTTCCCACAAGGGTGTTAACTTACCAGGTACCGATGTCGATTTGCCAGCTTTGTCTGAAAAGGACAAGGAAGATTTGAGATTCGGTGTCAAGAACGGTGTCCACATGGTCTTCGCTTCTTTCATCAGAACTGCCAACGATGTTTTAACCATCAGAGAAGTCTTGGGTGAACAAGGTAAGGATGTCAAGATCATTGTCAAGATTGAAAACCAACAAGGTGTCAACAACTTTGACGAAATCTTGAAGGTCACTGACGGTGTTATGGTTGCCAGAGGTGACTTGGGTATTGAAATCCCAGCTCCAGAAGTCTTGGCCGTTCAAAAGAAGTTGATCGCTAAGTCTAACTTGGCCGGTAAGCCAGTTATCTGTGCTACCCAAATGTTGGAATCCATGACTTACAACCCAAGACCAACCAGAGCTGAAGTTTCCGATGTCGGTAACGCTATCTTGGATGGTGCTGACTGTGTTATGTTGTCTGGTGAAACCGCCAAGGGTAACTACCCAATCAATGCCGTCACTACCATGGCTGAAACCGCCGTCATTGCTGAACAAGCTATTGCTTACTTGCCAAACTACGATGACATGAGAAACTGTACTCCAAAGCCAACCTCCACCACCGAAACCGTTGCTGCCTCTGCCGTCGCTGCCGTTTTCGAACAAAAGGCCAAGGCTATCATTGTCTTGTCCACTTCTGGTACTACCCCAAGATTGGTTTCCAAGTACAGACCAAACTGTCCAATCATCTTGGTTACCAGATGCCCAAGAGCTGCTAGATTCTCTCACTTGTACAGAGGTGTCTTCCCATTCGTTTTCGAAAAGGAAGCTGTCTCTGACTGGACTGAAGATGTTGAAGCCCGTATCAACTTCGGTATTGAAAAGGCTAAGGAATTCGGTATCTTGAAGGACAACGACACTTACGTTTCCATCCAAGGTTTCAAGGCCGGTGCTGGTCACTCCAACACTTTGCAAGTCTCTACcgtttaa
- the CLN3 gene encoding cyclin CLN3 (similar to Saccharomyces cerevisiae CLN3 (YAL040C); ancestral locus Anc_7.36): MAILKDTIIRYANASYATTTATAASTSTSTSAISASAAASTGTYPNLPLLLQKRRAIASTKSKNPNLVKRELQAHHSAISEYNNDQLNHYFQLSHTERPLYNLSNFTSQPQVNPKMRFLIFDFIMYCHTRLNLSTSTLFLTFTILDKYSSRFIIKSYNYQLLSLTALWISSKFWDSKNRMATLKILQNLCCNQYSIKQFTTMEMHLFKSLDWSVCQSATFDSYIDIFLFQSTSPLLPHLILSAPLEAFIQQKLALLNNAAGTAINKSSSSQGPSLNINEIKLGAIMLCELASFNLELSFKYDRSLIALGAINVIKLSLNYYNSNVWENVNLASEETDQDLDIKLSEISNALLDVAMDQDSFPSSFKSKYLNNNKTSPAKSLLDALQNYCIQLKLEEFYRSQELEIMYNNIFSAQSSDYDSMACAYSNATTPKSATVSSATTDYFSDHTHLRRLTKENVSPPFAFTPTSSSSSPSPFTSPYKTSSSMTTPDSASHHSHSSSFSSQNSFKRSLSIPQNSSIFWPSPLTPTTPSFMSNRKLLQSLSMRSKRLIPVRPMANAHTCAAPTHLKKRSTSSVDCEFNDNSSPKKTR; this comes from the coding sequence ATGGCCATATTGAAAGACACCATAATAAGATATGCTAATGCAAGCTATGCTACCACTACAGCTACAGCGGCCTCGACCTCGACCTCGACTTCCGCAATCTCAGCCAGTGCTGCTGCCAGCACTGGCACATATCCAAATTTGCCCTTGCTCTTGCAAAAGAGACGGGCTATTGCTAGTACAAAGTCTAAAAACCCAAATCTCGTGAAACGGGAGTTGCAGGCACATCATTCAGCCATCAGCGAGTACAACAATGATCAATTAAATCACTATTTCCAACTTTCCCACACCGAAAGGCCGCTGTACAATCTAAGCAACTTTACCTCTCAACCGCAGGTCAACCCAAAGATGCGGTTCCTGATCTTCGATTTCATCATGTACTGTCACACTAGACTGAATCTATCGACTTCGACATTGTTCCTCACTTTCACCATCCTGGACAAGTATTCCTCGCGGTTCATCATCAAGAGCTACAACTACCAGCTTTTGTCTTTAACCGCTCTTTGGATTTCATCGAAATTTTGGGATTCTAAGAATAGAATGGCCACTTTGAAAATCTTACAAAACTTGTGTTGCAACCAATATTCCATAAAGCAATTCACGACCATGGAAATGcatcttttcaaatcacTCGATTGGTCCGTTTGCCAATCGGCCACGTTCGACTCCTATATTGACATCTTCTTGTTTCAGTCCACGTCACCATTGTTGCCTCACCTCATCCTTTCTGCCCCCTTGGAAGCTTTCATTCAACAGAAACTGGCCTTATTAAATAACGCTGCTGGTACTGCTATTAATAAATCCTCCTCCTCCCAGGGTCCCTCTCTCAACATCAACGAGATTAAATTGGGTGCCATTATGTTGTGTGAGTTAGCTTCCTTCAATCTCGAACTATCATTTAAATATGATCGTTCATTAATTGCACTGGGTGCAATTAACGTCATTAAATTATCTTTGAACTACTATAATTCAAATGTTTGGGAGAATGTCAATCTAGCTTCCGAAGAAACTGACCAAGATTTAGATATTAAGTTATCTGAGATCTCTAATGCATTGTTGGATGTAGCTATGGACCAAGATTCCTTCCCCTCCAGTTTCAAATCGAAATATTTGAACAACAACAAGACTTCTCCAGCAAAATCTCTTTTGGACGCATTACAGAACTATTGTATCCAGTTGAAATTGGAAGAATTCTACCGTTCCCAAGAACTGGAGATCATGTATAATAACATTTTCTCTGCCCAGTCTTCCGATTACGATTCAATGGCTTGTGCTTATTCTAATGCTACGACTCCAAAGAGCGCCACTGTTTCGTCTGCGACCACAGACTATTTTTCTGATCATACTCACTTGAGAAGATTAACCAAAGAGAACGTCTCTCCACCATTCGCTTTCACTCCAACGTCATCCTCCTCTTCACCATCCCCTTTCACGTCCCCTTACAAGACTTCAAGTTCAATGACAACCCCAGACTCTGCATCACACCATTCACATTCGagttctttctcttctcaGAATTCTTTCAAACGGTCGCTGAGCATCCCACAAAATTCAAGCATTTTTTGGCCGAGCCCATTAACTCCCACTACGCCATCTTTTATGTCAAATAGAAAGTTACTGCAAAGTTTATCTATGCGTTCAAAAAGATTAATTCCGGTGAGACCCATGGCCAATGCTCACACCTGCGCAGCCCCCAcacatttgaaaaagagatCGACTTCTTCTGTGGATTGTGAATTTAATGATAATAGCAGCCCCAAGAAAACTCGCTGA